From a region of the Dictyostelium discoideum AX4 chromosome 2 chromosome, whole genome shotgun sequence genome:
- the abcF3 gene encoding ABC transporter-related protein, producing MISSFSKLRKPLSLLNSTKNGYCYITNVNKSITSITTLNNKESIVNSIQLNNNNNKNENLKLNKNLSYGLIQQYSTKKKGNEKKTGADKHQTDKVILSMVGVNKRLDDGKILLKDISLSFLEGSKIGLLGTNGSGKSSFMRILSQEDTEHDGQVLYSKGLTVGFLHQEPELDADKTVEENIFDGVAEKKEILDEHEEIEERLEDEDEELTKQERKQLEKRRDELADIIEEERLWDLKRKIAIAIDALNCPPSDSNVTTLSGGERRRVALARLLISNPDVLLLDEPTNHLDAESVAWLERFLHDYRGTVVAITHDRYFLDNVANWILEVDRGSLIPFKGNYSGWLLQKEQRLSMENKKEEGRKKAIKKELEYLKGGVKAQTKKNKVRIDKYNELVASAPEKFREPGRISIPPCPRLGRVVFEAKDISMEFDGRTLFKNLNIDIEPGSIVGIIGANGTGKSTLFRIMTGELKPLTGSIRVGETVRMGFVAQSRASMDDEKTIYEEVADGSDDVVMGDNYKIHVREYISQFNFRGPEQDKFIGSLSGGERNRVHIAKMIKRGCNLLLLDEPTNDLDVDVLRNLETAIEDYPGCAVIISHDRYFLDRLCTHIIAFEGDGQVIVHEGNYASYEEDRTRRTGKKYDPSRSKFKKIQTV from the exons AtgatttcatcattttcaaaattaagaAAACCATTATCTTTGCTTAATTCAACAAAGAATGGATATTGTTATATtacaaatgtaaataaatcaataactTCAATTActactttaaataataaagaaagtATAGttaattcaattcaattaaataataataataataaaaatgaaaatttaaaattaaacaaaaatttaTCATATGGTTTAATTCAACAATATTCAA caaaaaaaaaaggaaatgaaaaaaaaacaggaGCAGATAAACATCAAACAGATAAAGTTATATTATCAATGGTTGGAGTTAATAAAAGATTAGATGAtggtaaaattttattaaaagatatatCACTTTCATTTTTAGAAGGATCAAAGATTGGTTTACTTGGTACCAATGGTAGTGGTAAATCATCATTTATGCGTATTTTATCACAAGAAGATACGGAACATGATGGACAAGTATTATATTCAAAAGGATTAACAGTTGGATTCCTTCATCAAGAACCAGAGTTGGATGCAGATAAAACTGTTGAGGAGAATATTTTCGATGGTGTAGCAGAAAAGAAGGAGATATTGGATGAACATGAAGAGATCGAGGAAAGATTAgaggatgaagatgaagagtTAACTAAACAAGAAAGAAAACAATTGGAAAAGAGAAGAGATGAATTGGCTGATATTATTGAGGAAGAAAGACTTTGGGATTTAAAGAGAAAGATTGCAATTGCAATCGACGCATTAAATTGCCCACCAAGTGATAGTAATGTAACAACATTGTCAGGTGGTGAAAGACGTAGAGTTGCATTGGCACGTTTACTAATTTCAAATCCTGATGTATTACTATTGGATGAACCAACAAATCATTTGGATGCAGAAAGTGTTGCATGGTTAGAACGTTTCTTGCATGACTACCGTGGTACAGTGGTTGCAATCACTCATGACCGTTACTTTTTAGATAATGTCGCCAATTGGATTTTAGAGGTTGATCGTGGTTCACTCATACCATTCAAAGGAAATTACTCGGGTTGGTTATTACAAAAGGAGCAACGTCTCTCAATGGAGAATAAAAAGGAGGAGGGAAGAAAGAAAGCCATTAAAAAGGAATTGGAGTATCTTAAAGGTGGTGTTAAAGCTCAAactaaaaagaataaagttCGTATTGATAAATACAATGAATTGGTGGCAAGTGCACCAGAGAAATTCAGAGAACCAGGTAGAATTTCAATTCCACCTTGTCCACGTTTAGGTAGAGTAGTATTTGAAGCCAAAGATATTAGTATGGAATTTGATGGTAgaactttatttaaaaatttaaatatcgATATTGAACCTGGTTCAATCGTTGGTATCATTGGTGCAAATGGTACAGGTAAATCAACACTTTTTAGAATCATGACTGGTGAATTGAAACCATTGACCGGTTCAATTAGAGTGGGTGAAACCGTTCGTATGGGGTTCGTCGCACAATCACGTGCTTCAATGGACGACGAGAAAACCATCTATGAAGAGGTTGCCGATGGCTCCGATGATGTAGTTATGGGTGacaattataaaattcaCGTAAGAGAATACATCTCTCAATTCAATTTCCGTGGTCCAGAACAAGATAAATTCATTGGCTCTCTATCTGGTGGTGAACGTAATCGTGTTCATATTgcaaaaatgattaaaagaGGTTgtaatcttttattattggaTGAACCTACCAATGATTTGGATGTTGATGTATTACGTAATTTAGAAACTGCCATTGAAGATTATCCAGGTTGTGCTGTTATCATTAGTCATGATCGTTACTTTTTAGATCGTCTTTGTACTCATATTATTGCATTTGAAGGTGATGGTCAAGTAATCGTTCATGAAGGTAATTATGCTTCCTATGAAGAAGATAGAACTAGAAGAACTGGAAAAAAATATGATCCATCAagatcaaaatttaaaaagattcaaactgtttag
- the gtf2h3 gene encoding general transcription factor IIH, polypeptide 3, producing MNNEGSAVINEDDDTSLLVVILDCNVYSWGNREKSLQDAISGMNDDNDSSSRYNGSTTIGNNNNNNNNNNSNNNNNVNKRLINTSKNNYIGFNKFLEHFMVFINAYLMLNQENQLAIICSKIGESSFVFPQSNIDQYQQEQQELEQRQLNENGELLPTPNKTIQGQILAKLQKLDLEIKHDQTDILSSSFSASMSIALCYINRIKRETPTIKPRILVFNISPDVSSQYISVMNCIFSSQKQSIPVDSCILSQSDSTFLQQASHLTSGIYLKPQKQELLSQYLLTTFLLDTLSRKSLAYPTLKSVDYRASCFCHKRIVDIGYVCSVCLSIFCGHSSSCSTCGTKFSLKIDLRKQLNNNPTTTTSATSTVNNKS from the exons ATGAACAATGAAGGATCTGCAGTTATAA atgAAGACGATGATACAAGTTTATTAGTAGTTATTTTAGATTGTAATGTTTATTCATGGGGTAATAGAGAGAAATCATTACAAGATGCGATAAGTGGTAtgaatgatgataatgacaGTAGTAGTAGATATAATGGTAGTACGACAATAGggaacaataataacaacaacaataacaataatagcaacaacaataataatgtaaataaaagattaatCAATACAagtaaaaacaattatataggattcaataaatttttagaaCACTTTATGGTATTTATAAATGCATATTTAATGCTAAATCAAGAGAATCAACTTGCAATCATTTGTTCTAAAATTGGTGAAAGTTCATTCGTTTTCCCACAATCAAATATTGATCAATatcaacaagaacaacaagaactTGAACAACGACAACtaaatgaaaatggtgaaCTATTACCAACACCCAATAAAACTATTCAAGGTCAAATATTAGctaaattacaaaaattagATTTAGAAATAAAACATGATCAAACTGATATATTATCTTCAAGTTTCTCTGCTTCCATGTCAATTGCTTTATGTt atataaatagaattaaaagagaaaCACCAACAATTAAACCAAGAATTTTAGTATTTAATATATCACCAGATGTTTCATCACAATATATATCTGTAATGAATTGTATTTTTTCATCACAAAAGCAATCGATACCCGTTGATTCTTGTATACTTTCTCAATCAGATTCAACATTTTTACAACAAGCTTCACATTTAACGAGtggtatttatttaaaaccaCAAAAACAAGAATTATTATCACAATATTTATTG ACTACATTTTTATTAGATACATTATCAAGAAAATCATTAGCATATCCAACATTAAAATCAGTTGATTATAGGGCATCATGTTTTTGTCATAAGAGAATTGTGGATATTGGTTATGTTTGTTCGGTTTGTTTATCGATTTTTTGTGGTCACTCATCATCATGTTCAACTTGTGGAACTAAATTctctttaaaaatagatttaagaaaacaattaaacaataatcccaccactactacttcTGCAACCTCAacagtaaataataaatcatag